Proteins found in one Strix aluco isolate bStrAlu1 chromosome 29, bStrAlu1.hap1, whole genome shotgun sequence genomic segment:
- the USHBP1 gene encoding LOW QUALITY PROTEIN: harmonin-binding protein USHBP1 (The sequence of the model RefSeq protein was modified relative to this genomic sequence to represent the inferred CDS: deleted 4 bases in 3 codons; substituted 1 base at 1 genomic stop codon), with product MEEASGVSRGVGAARGWSHGAGGAPGAPHGRPWAPTRRCGSLGGGVVAKTHRHPGKPKPGSPPPAPRSPRGARRARRKMRRRRRTWGVTPRASCTTRSASPGCWPRWPGCTEGSERLQRRTGREDEEGWGGTASLPAASTQPRRLDGTLHADTGLEARSPDLFADLQHAVSSLERAVFSRHRQTPAQPGPGEEWARAAKSLEKLDRTPGWAGGVTQRGPEEGAGEGLPAEEAAMVARNVALRAALGRRDEELSQATASLRALRGERDRLQQKVRELREALSRLEEPGGSGSDTPGQGEPQDLARGGDGAQPHSPLSPQPSRCASQEQEERVQQLQGXVLARLEEVNRQLAALQGCKSDAERLSMVLGQHESRSTALRLALRCSERCGGAYAALLDLMWAKLGREDGARGGHPPERCPPPPPPPPAVPRSFGGAGPRPRVGVQPPTAGGGRRCRAERSRTAGRRAGDGGSPGLQSHPAPHRMEEGALREHIRRLRAEQAALEPSLHDAPAPTSTHRSEDARARGRAVALRDARALLPGWRRPEESGAAAGLGDAQGGHGRLKMRLQLVEREKRSLEVLAAGQGPREAALRLVLQHHEWERDGGAGHPPSPPSSSSSSEEGKDGRVGAAAPQTPPERRAEELLRTLTRAEELRAQAQGLVLALEQSSAVSRAQQARCRAVTADLFHAHRWAGGTRFPAGGNVCVPPRPARAPRTRCLPACSGCVLPSCAPQNYGPFVHPPKTAAPYCASPLCGPYLCAPKPRSLPAHPKPRLPPRPGAWSLLAPSLSPLSPRSPGSRWPWATGGPGGSRQPSCGAWRCRRGPCAGSRPGGRRRWPDSCKPWSRGWPAARPASRDPPDTPKTLLAPCREAPGVPPGRINH from the exons ATGGAGGAGGCAAGTGGGGTGTCCCGTGGGGTGGGTGCTGCCAGGGGATGGtcccacggggctgggggggctcccgGTGCCCCCCACGGGCGTCCCTGGGCCCCCACACGACGCTGCGGCAGCTTGGGAGGAGGCGTCGTGGCCAAAACTCATCGTCATCCCGGCAAACCCAAACCGGGCAgccccccccctgctccccgcagcccccgcggcgCCCGCCGGgcgaggaggaagatgaggaggaggaggaggacgtggGGGGTGACGCCGAGGGCATCCTGCACTACGAGGAGCGCATCGCCGGGCTGCTGGCCACGGTGGCCCGGCTGCACCGAAGGGTCCGAGCGGCTGCAGCGCCGCACGGGCAG ggaggatgaggagggctgggggggcaccgCCAGCCTCCCCGCTGCCAGCACGCAGCCCCGGCGCCTCGACGGCACGCTGCACGCTGACACCGGTCTGGAAG cccgcAGCCCCGACCTCTTTGCGGACCTGCAGCACGCCGTCAGCTCGCTGGAACGCGCCGTCTTCTCCCGGCACCGGCAAACCCCGGCGCAACCTGGGCCCGGCGAGGAGTGGGCGCGGGCGGCCAAG AGCCTGGAAAAGCTGGACCGGACaccgggctgggccgggggggTGACGCAGCGGGGCCCAGAGGAGGGAGCGGGCGAGGGGCTGCCGGCGGAGGAGGCGGCGATGGTGGCGAGGAACGTGGCACTGCGGGCGGCCCTGGGGCGCCGGGACGAGGAGCTGAGCCAGGCCACCGCCTCGCTGCGGGCGCTGCGGGGGGAGCGCGACCGGCTGCAGCAGAAG GtccgggagctgcgggaggctcTGTCCAGGCTGGAGGAACCGGGGGGCTCCGGCAGCGACACCCCCGGGCAGGGGGAGCCCCAG GATTTGGCTCGGGGCGGTGACGGCgctcagccccacagccccctctccccccaacCCTCG CGGTGTgccagccaggagcaggaggagcgggtgcagcagctgcaggggtgA GTGCTGGCGAGGCTGGAGGAGGTGAACCGGCAGCTGGCGGCGCTGCAGGGCTGCAAGAGCGATGCGGAGCGGCTCAGCATGGTGCTGGGCCAGCACGAGTCCCGCAGCACC GCCCTGCGCCTGGCTCTGCGCTGCAG CGAGCGCTGCGGAGGGGCTTACGCCGCCCTCCTCGACCTGATGTGGGCGAAGCTGGGCCGGGAGGATGGTGCCCGTGGGG GACACCCGCCTgagcgctgcccgcccccccccccccccccccccgccgtgcccaGGAGCTTCGGGGGAGCCGGGCCCAGGCCACGGGTGGGGGTGCAGCCCCCCACTGCTGGAGGCGGCCGCAGGTGCCGGGCCGAGAGGAGCCGGACGGCCGGGAGGAGAGCCGGGGACGGCGGCTCCCCGGGGCTGCAGA gccacccagcaccccacaggaTGGAGGAGGGGGCCCTTCGCGAGCACATCCGCCGGCTGCGCGCCGAGCAGGCGGCTCTGGAGCCGTCCCTGCACGACGCCccggcacccaccagcacccaccgCAGCGAGGACGCCCGAGCACGGGGCCGAGCTGTTGCGCTGAGGGACGCCAGGGCCCTCCTGCCCGGCTGGAGGCGGCCGGAGGAAAGCGGAGCTGCTGCAGGACTTGGCGATGCTCAAG GAGGCCATGGCCGACTGAAGATGCGGCTGCAGCTGGTGGAGAGGGAGAAGCGGAGCCTGGAGGTGCTGGCGGCCGGGCAGGGGCCGCGGGAGGCTGCGCTGCGCCTGGTGCTCCAGCACCACGAGTGGGAGCGGGATGGGGGGGCCggccacccccccagcccccccagcagctccagcagcagtgaGGAGGGTAAGGA CGGCCGGGTGGGAGCAGCGGCTCCCCAGACCCCCCCGGAGAGGAGGGCGGAAGAGCTGCTCCGTACCCTGACCCG GGCGGAGGAGCTGCGCGCCCAG GCGCAGGGGCTGGTGCTGGCCCTGGAGCAGAGCAGCGCCGTCAGCCGCGCGCAGCAGGCGCGGTGCCGCGCCGTCACCGCTGACCTCTTCCACGCGCACAGGTGGGCAGGAGGCACCCGCTTCCCCGCTGGGGGCaacgtgtgtgtccccccccgccccgcgcgcgccccCAGAACGCGGTGCCTTCCTGCGTGTTCTGGATGTGTGCTCCCTTCCTGCGCACCCCAAAACTACGGTCCCTTCGTGCACCCCCCAAAAACCGCTGCTCCATATTGTGCATCCCCACTGTGTGGTCCCTACCTGTGCGCCCCAAAACCACGATCCCTTCCTGCGCACCCCAAACCCAGGCTCCCTCCCCGCCCTGGTGCATGGTCCCTCCTTGCCCCCtctctgtcccctctgtcccctcgGTCCCCGGGGT CGCGCTGGCCCTGGGCTACCGGGGGGCCCGGCGGAAGCAGGCAGCCCAGCTGCGGCGCCTGGAGGTGCAGGCGGGGGCCCTGCGCAGGCAGCAGGCCCGGCGGACGCAGGCGCTGGCCCGACAGCTGCAAGCCCTGGAGCAGGGGATGGCCAGCAGCGAGACCTGCATCTAGGGACCCCCCCGACACCCCCAAGACCCTCCTCGCCCCGTGCCGGGAGGCGCCTGGTGTACCCCCAGGGAGAATAAACCACTGA